In bacterium, the sequence GTCGGAGCGATCATCCTGCCGATGTACAACCTCGTCTCACAGTTCTGAGCATTCCACAGGGTGTTCGTGCAGCTGTCGTGGTACGCTATCAGTGTGGATAACCCATTATTCGATCTATGCAAGACCCACGCAAACGCGGATTCACCTTGATTGAGCTCCTCGTCGTCATCGCCATCATCGGTATTCTCGCGACCTTGGCGGTATTTGCGGTGTCCAGTGCTCGCGTTCGGGCTCGTGATGCAAAGCGTGTCGCGGATATCAAGCAGATCCAGAGCTCACTCGACCTCTACGCCGTGGATAAGATCGGCTACCCAGCCCAGGGTCTCGCTGGCGAGGGAGGCCCCGCTGCACTCATTATCGGTGGTACTCAGGCGGAATGTTTGGATGCGGATGGTTTTGGTTCGGCGTGCCCACAGGCGACCGGCAACCTCATCTACATGGCAACCGTTCCGAACAATCCAACGCCAG encodes:
- a CDS encoding type II secretion system protein, encoding MQDPRKRGFTLIELLVVIAIIGILATLAVFAVSSARVRARDAKRVADIKQIQSSLDLYAVDKIGYPAQGLAGEGGPAALIIGGTQAECLDADGFGSACPQATGNLIYMATVPNNPTPGGRDYSYEGEDCVGSEVCNDYTIIFELEAETSELRDVDEDGVTLCEAKSSGMKCD